aaattcaaggaccagtggtacttggattcaggatgctcatcacatatgtctcgaataaaagattggtttgtcaacataaaactctcaatgaagaacatggtgaaatttgcaaatgacaatactttagcagctgaaggtattggtgatgtaatgattacgacgaaagatggaaagaggtcagtaatttccaatgtgttgtacataccaggcatgaagagcaacttactcagcattgggcagttggtcgaaaagaattacaaagtttcgatcgaagacaagatgatgagagttgtcgatgcaagtgggaggttaatcttgaaggctcctatgtcacagaatagaaccttcaagatcgaactcaatgtgatggagcacgagtgccttgcaactgcagctagcagagatgaatggatatggcactatcgactaggccatctcaacttcaatgacatcagagacttgaaaagaaagaatatggtttcaggactgccagaaatcgacattccaaatgaggtatgtgaggaatgtgtgcaggcgaagcagcacaagaatagcttcagcaaggatgcaggaagcaagtcgaaggcaatccttgatgtcatatactctgatgtatgtggaccaatccaggtggattcgaatggaggtaacaaatactttgttacattcatagatgatttcagtcgaaaactatggacttacctgatcaagaagaaaagtgaagtgatcgaagtatttgtcaagttcaaatctatggtcgaaagacaaagtggtcgaaatctcaaggttttgagaactgatggtggtggagaatatgtatcgaaagacttcgacatgttatgtgagaaagaagggattatgcatgaggtggtgccaccctacactccacaacagaatggaactgcagaaaggaagaatcgaaccatcatgaatatggtgagaagtatgttgaaaggcaagcatttacctaaagaattttggggagaagcagtgtcgactgcaacatacattctaaacagatgtccgacgaagaagctagaaagaattactccagaagaatgttggtctggtgtaaagcctagcttgagtcatctgaaggtatttggatctatagcacatagacatgtgccagatcagttaagaagaaaacttgatgacaagtcgagtcaaatgattcttataggatatcattcgactggaggatacaagttgttcgacccagtgaacaagcaagtagtgatcagcagggacgtgatcatagatgagcttaaagaatgggattggactgaaaatgtcaagaaggattcagtgagaattctttatgacgaaccagctactgaagtcgaaatagaagaagttcgacaagaagaagtcagaggtgatgcaggctcaggcagacctcagagaacaagacacatgcctgcaaggttgcaagaatgtgtgattacatcagatgatgtagtcaatgatgaaggtgagctggtacattacgctttctacgcagatgtcgaacctgtcaatgcaactgaggcattgaaggattcgaagtgggtgaaagctatgaatgaagaattgaagtccatcgaagacaacaatacttggtcacttgtcgaattgcctcaaggcaagaaggcaattgatgtgaagtgggtatacaaggtgaagtgtaatcccaaaggtgaagtgactcggtacaaggcaaggcttgtggcaaaaggatttcttcaaaaggaaggaattgacttcgatgaggtctttgcacctgttgccaggatCGAAACGATCAGGTTAGTTGTTGGTCTagcgaacatgaacaattggcacatgtgtcagatggacgttaaatgtgcattcctaaatggacccttagacgaagaagtctatgttgcacaaccagttgggtttgtgaaacatggcgaagATAGAAAAGTGTACATgctgcataaagccctgtatgggctgaagcaagctccaagagcttggaataagaagatcgacagtttcctaagggagaaagaatttgtgaagtgcacaactaaacatggggtatatgtaagatgaagcaagagtgaattgcttatactatgtctctatgtcgatgacttgttgataacaggtagctgcaagaaagaaaTCGAAGGCTTTAAAGGTGATCTCAGCAAGGAATTCGAAATGTCGGATTTGGGCaaaatttcatacttccttggcatcgaattctacaagagtagtagaggcttgatgatgcatcaaagaagatgtGCAAGTGAAATTCtaaagagatttgagatggaagaatgcaattcgacttcgacacctgctgaaacaagattgcaactgtcgaagaacccagatgaagaggatgtcgaCCCAACCTAATACATAAGACTcattgggtcattgagatacctttgtcacacaaggcctgacttagcatacagtgtaggtatgataagtagattcatgcagaagccaaaggtatcgcacctagcagcggcgaagaggatactgaggtatctgaaaggaactctcgactatggcattctgtttcctgcagctgataagggaaaagaatgcaaattagtgggttacaccgactcgagttggtgtagtgatgctgaggatcgaaaatccacagctggttatgtgtttatgctaggtggtgcaccagttgattggagttcgagaaaggaaccagtagtggcactatcatcgtgcgaagcagagtacatagctgcttctctttgtgcatgtcaagcaacatggatggtgaacttggtcgaagagataaTAGGTAAAGCTCATGGAGCAATTACAATGAAGATCGACAtcatgtcagctatcaatctagcgaagaacccgatagcacatgatcgaagcaagcacatcgaaatgaggttccactatcttcgagagcaggtagctaaagggaagatgaatttggaacactgcagaattgagaatcagattgcagatatcatgacgaagggagtgctggttgaaatattcagaagactaagagctataatgaatgtagatagcttagacacaatgaattaggtggtgtgttaaattgtaattccttgtgtcgaagcaggttgttgctcgaacacaaggtgtgtcgaagtgtgtaacagtttgttacacataagtttatttttaaatctagatagatttgatttagatttaaaatagatttgatttagctccaaaataggtattttgggcttttatagttttgggctttggcttagggagaaagctaacctaaatcaataaatagggagtaaccctcattatttgtaatcaagtcattatcttgtattcacagaagttgcagttgcaagtgaataacagaatttccacagtttgtgggcagagagaaactctgcagaaaatactttctccttctcttttaatatttccgcaaaccctaatcctatttttcttcattgtcatctttaacgataaggaattactcaaaggtttgagagtctaattccaaccaTAACAACTAAAATTGGTGCAAATTTTATATAAAGCTTCATATTTCACTTTTATATCAATGATCTTTGATCAAATTTTATCATGAAAGATTTATTCATATTAATTTCGACACACACCCTTGCAAATCTTTCACACTTCACATCTAGGATGTTATGATTGACCTTTACATGAATATTGCTTATTATAAAATACAAGATTTAAACTAGAGAATCGAATCCAAAGCATAGTATGATTGATTGTTGCAATAGATAAATAAAATCAGTTTACCATTTTTAGACACTATTATTAGTGTGATCAAACACCATCCAAAGACCTTTTGATGTTATTTTATGACCTCCGGAAAGACACTCCAATAATATTATGTTATATGCGATTTTCaactttttatgtcatttttctatttttttattcggAATAGTTTGACTTTAAACACTCGTACGTTTTGCGGCAAGGTCATGCATGGGTCAACAACATGTTGCTCCTCAAACTTTCAGGTTTTCTCCTAGCACACTAAGACATGTTGAGTCACTCTGTCATGTCTCAATATGTCTTGGTTGTTAGttattttttctaaaatcaaACAAGAAAATGCATATCATAATCAACAAAGCAGAAACActatattagaaaataaaaattcaaaacaatcTATAAAATAGAGATTCTGTGATTTAAATATCCAGACTAaggttttgaatttcaaaattcgaaCTACACAGAACTATAAAATAGAGCATGCAACGAATCTTAAGCTCAaaagttcaaaattcaaattaaatctaatcCGTATAAAACAAATACAACATTTTTATTGCATGGAACTTAATATAGCATAATTGTAACCTATTTAGAAAATGCATGCAtcctaaatataaaaataaaaagtaaggaAATAAAAAACTTATGAAATGCGAGAGATGGATAATCTTGGTTTGAATATAGTGAATTAGAACTTGATAAATATGCTTAGCTTGAATATACTATAGTAGAAATTCTGAGAAAGATTGAAAAATCTTGGTGAAGAGTAGACAGTGATGAATCTCTTTCACTTGTTCAAATTTGAGGAAGTGAAAGAGAAGAAATAGGAAAAGGTCTGGATGCAAATACTTAAATAGTGTTTTGGAGTGCATCAGAATTCCAAAATTTATTGTGTATTTGATGTGTCCAAATATTGGAATCCagatacttaaaaaaaaaaaaattaaaattttgatagGATGTGCTATAAAGACATGGATGTGTAATGAGTAATGGTCTAACAAAAGAGGCCCATTGTTATGGACccaatccaattaaattaaacatgttttatttcagaaaataaaaataaaaatgtaaacgGAGTAGAAAGTGAAGCAAGATAGAAGAAAGAGATGACGATATTGAACTGCGTTTCgttttcttcttcaatttcaaTTCCAATTCCATCCCCAATTTCAAGACAACAACAACCCTATAAACACCTCGCTTTTTCTTCGTCTTCCTCTCTATATTCCACCTCAAGGGTTTCGATTACTCCACGTAAGCAATTCCGAAGAAACAATGGTTTCACTTGCAACGCACTTTTCGGATTAGGTGTTCCCGAACTCGTTGTTATCGCCGGAGTTGCCGCCATCGTTTTTGGACCCAAGAAATTGCCTGAAGTTGGTCGCAGCATCGGTAAAACCGTCAAAAGCTTCCAACAGGTTTGCTCCTTTTTCTATCTTCAAAATCATTCATTTTAATTGCATGTTTTTTTAATTCATAACTCATTCTATGaatgttttgtttaaaatgaaaAGTAATTAGATGTTAAATGATATacataactagtaacaaacccgtgcatacgcgcGAGTTCTGGTTTGGTACTGATATTTTGAATTGCTACCTCTATAGCACCAGCACCTCTCTGTCCGTGTTTGTATCCGAAACCGACGCCGATACTTTAATTTAGGTTTACCGAGACTCAAGAATTTACTCCAATATTCCGGCTTAGTAATTTTATTCCTGAAATCCATAGCAAGCAACTTTACATTGTCTAAGAATGTGCAATTGTGCTTGATAGACTCGGGTTGATTTCGGCATCTTGGACAGTTAGGATTCATAGTCATCTTTCTTTTGAATATTTCCTCATTGGTCAAGTCTATTAGGACCCTTCCAACCAATGTAGTCAAGCACGAGATCTTAAGTAGGATCGATCGGATTGTGAAATATAGTAAAATTCGGATCGTTAGACAGCACATAAGATCCTATCGAAGGGTAAAAGGGTAATGTCATACATAAatatacacacacatacacaaacacaaaaatcatAATACAGGCCCAAAAAAAGACCCAACATGTTTTTTTAACGATCTTGCTTCTAAAAGCTCGATCTTGACCATGCCGCGACGAAAAGCATCTTACTCTGATCGTAGTACTCTCAGGAACCCTTAGGTCTTAGGATCTTACGATCCAGCACTCGATCTTGACTACACTGCTTCCAACTCCACAGATTTTTTTAACAAAGGATTGGGATCAGAGTCAGGGTTCAGCGCTCAATAAGTTATATACAGTTTTAGTAGAGTATTGACCATAAAAAAAGCTTCCTACTAGGAATATCTGCAGAATCATTAATATTAGGAAAGTTATACTATGAATAATTTGACAGACATCAGCAGGAATAAAAGCCACAATATTCCCCATTTCCATTCACCATCATTCACATAGAAAGAAATGGGAAAACTTGCTTGCTCTTGAGGAGCTTTTTGGGAACAAATATCATTCAAACTAGAAACGATATGAAGCCATCAATCGATTCAGAAATACACGTCATGGCCAAACTTAGGAGtctaagagatatttgcaaaaacaCTGGGCCAATTGCTTACAATAGCTCTCCTAATATGCAAACTATAGCTCTTAAATTCTATATTTTGGGATTAGAATTAGTGCCGTGATTATATTACGCACTCGTAACCTATACCCACAACTTTTCAGGATTAGCCACTAATTGCCAAAGCAAGTTTAAAATGTAAGCCTGGTTTGAAACTCTCAAACTTCAAAAACCAAGACCACTGATATCTCAAGCGTTGCCATGAACTCGAGCAGCCAAATAATTTGGATTCTGGCATTGACTTTCATGAACCAGTGAATCCTATGGTGTGATATATACAAACTGATAAAAACTTTTGGCATTGcatatattgttatttatcatATTTTGTAAATCTTGTAGGCAGCAAAGGAGTTTGAGTCGGAGCTTAAAAAGGAACCTGATTCCACAGGAGGGGAGCCATCTGAGAAACCTATTGCTGCGAGCCAACAGGAGAAGCAAGATACTGAGGTGTCTAGTTCTAAGGATAGTGTATGACATTTGTAAAAGATGTGATATGATAATGTATCAAATTTTCGCCATGACAATATGTCAAATTATCGATGAGAAAGACGCCAAATTAATTGTTGACAGTGTTTGCACTtgatgaaaagaagaaaaaaggtcATTGTATACAGTGTTCAACATTTTTTCAGCATATGATATTTCTAACCATTAAGATACATTCACCTGgctttagaaaaaaattaaaaacagtatAGAAAAAGAAGTGATTGAGAAAACTCTTCTTTCTAGCTCCTTCGTCATCAGTCGTTCTGTCGACCGTCATAACACCTTTGACCACCGTAAGACTGTTTTCTCTTGCCTTCATTAAGGTGTCTCTCTATTTTGTGCTAAGTtattttctaacatttgttgtATATTGGTTGAAGAAATCTTATTTTTTGTTACTATCGGTGTATAATAAACATCCAGCTACTTGTTCATTTTAAGTGCAAGAAACATTGAGAAAATTGTTAAGCAAGAAAcacaataattttaatttgttgtctttaacttctttttttcaattttttcatctCTGTTTTTTTTTGGTTGCTGTGGTTTCTCTCCTTTTTATCAATTATTTAACTATGTTATTCAATTTTTCAGGTTCCTTTACTTGAgagtatgataaaaaaaatttcatcTAAAAATATTGATTGGAAGTCATTGATTAGTATGAAATTTGATTCATCACAATTTAttcagaaaatttctttggccacctccctactAGGGCTGTATTTGGGAATGCGGATCCGAGAACCGGACCGGGATCCGAACCGCTAGAACTGGTCCAATGGACCGACCGAAACAGTGAACGGGACAGTAATGGATAAAAAAAATATCCGAATCCAAAATGAAGAACCGGACCAAATATCCAATGAGTAACCGAAAGTAAAAATATAAATAGCTTTGCTACATCATTTCCTC
The Vicia villosa cultivar HV-30 ecotype Madison, WI linkage group LG6, Vvil1.0, whole genome shotgun sequence genome window above contains:
- the LOC131610666 gene encoding sec-independent protein translocase protein TATA, chloroplastic-like, whose protein sequence is MTILNCVSFSSSISIPIPSPISRQQQPYKHLAFSSSSSLYSTSRVSITPRKQFRRNNGFTCNALFGLGVPELVVIAGVAAIVFGPKKLPEVGRSIGKTVKSFQQAAKEFESELKKEPDSTGGEPSEKPIAASQQEKQDTEVSSSKDSV